The DNA segment CGGTCATCATCGGTATAACCGTCTTTCAGGTCTTTTTTACGCCACCAGAAAGATCCGGAAAATACACCCACCGCATCAAAATAACGGTCGTTGTTCCAGACAAGGTCAAAAGCGCTAAGGCCTCCAAGTGAAAAGCCTGCAAAAGCTCTTTTGCCATTTATAGGCAGGGCAACTTCTCCATGCACAAAGGGGAACAGCTCTTTGATGATAAAATCGGTATAGGCAGCAGCTTTGCTACCCCTGTCCAAAAAATCAGGCTGCCCGGCTACACCATATTCCTGAAGGCGGTCGGCACCAGCTTTTATGGCCACCACAACCAAAGGTTCAATTTTAAAACCCTGGTACAGACTGTTCAGCATTTGCTGTAAACCCAGGCCCACTGTTTCCTGCCCGTCATTCAGCAGCAAAAGGTTCAGCGGCTCGTTTCCCATCAGACCTTCCGGTATAAAGAACTCCAGCGCTACATCCCTTTCCAGGTAAACAGATTTTAACAGGTGTTCAGTTTTAACAAGCTTCGGAAGCAACATGGCAGTATACATAATTCGGCGATTCCCCTTTCTCACAAATAAAATGCAAAGGTAATATTCTCGTTTAACAAATTGTTTATCTAACTTAAAGCAGCTAATTGATAAGCTGTGGGGAAGGGGTATAAAACACCTGAATGTTAAAACACTACTGAAAAACTAAAACAAGAGGATGAAGAAAATTGGAATTTTATTTGGGAAAGAAAGATCTTTTCCAGAGGCGTTTATAAAGCGTGTTAACCAGATTGGAGGAAAGGAATTCCAGGCAGAATTTGTAAGTATAGACAAGATACTTCAGGCAAAACCTTTGGCATACGCCGTAATTATAGACCGCATTTCCCAGGATGTGCCTTTTTATCGTGCTGCGATGAAAAATGCAGCCATTACCGGAACTGCGGTGATCAATAATCCTTTCTGGTGGAGTGCAGATGAAAAGTTCTTTAACAATGCGCTCGCAGAAAAACTGGGCGTACCGGTACCTAAAACTGCACTCATCCCTTCTTATGATCGGCCTGACGATACTTCAGATGCTTCGTTCAGTAACCTTGTTTATCCCCTGGATTGGGATTCGATTTTTGAGTACACCGGTTTTCCTGCCTACATGAAGCCTTTTGACGGTGGAGGCTGGAAAGATGTGTATAAACTGAACGACAAGGAAGACTTTTTTGACAAGCACAGCCGCAGCCGGCAAACGGTAATGATGCTGCAGGAAGAGATCATTTTTGACATTTATTTCAGGTGTTACTGTATTGGCGGCAAGTATGTACGCATTATGCCTTATGAACCCCGCAATCCCTTTCACCTCCGTTATGTAGCAAATGGCCCCGCTGCAGATAAAAAGCTTTTGCAGACCATTGAGGGCTATGTATTGAAATTAAACCGATACCTGGGCTATGATTTCAATACGGTAGAATTTGCTGTGCGTGATGGCATTCCTTATGCTATAGATTTTTGCAATCCCGCACCGGATGCAGACCTGGCCAGCATAGGACAGGAGAATTTTGAATGGGTAGTGGAAACCAGTGCCAGGTATGCCATAGAACGGGCCAAAATACAGGTTGAAGGGCAGGACAACCTGAGCTGGGGAGAATACCTTAAAACTGCTGCTGCAGGATTGCCCCTGATGGAGAAAACTACAGTTAAAAACAAGAAAGGCCAGTTATGATGAACGATTTTACCCTCGGTATAGAGGAAGAATATATGGTAACAGACCCTGTGACCAGGGAACTGACCTCGCACGACCAGAAGATAGTTGAAGCGGCACAAAAGATACATAAAGACCAGGTAAAGGCCGAGATGCACCAGGCGGTGGTAGAAGTGGGTACCGGAATTTGCAGGAATACCGACCAGGCAAGGGCGGAAATTTCGCAGCTGCGCTATACGGTTTCGCAACTGGCCGGCGAGCTGGGACTTAGGATTGGTGCTGCCGGTACACATCCTTTTTCCCATTGGGAAAAACAGCTGATTACCGAACATCCCCGTTACAGCGACATTGTGAACGAGCTGCAGGAGGCCGCGCGCTCTAACCTGATTTTTGGACTGCATGTACATGTGGGCTTCCAGTCGCGCGAGCTGGCCATACACATTGCTAACCAGGTGCGCTATTTTTTACCGCATGTTTTTGCCCTTTCAACCAATTCCCCCTTCTGGGAAGGGAGAAATACAGGGTACAAATCGTTCCGCACCAAGGTTTTTGACAAATTTCCGCGAACAGGCATTCCCGATATTTTTAACAGCATTGAAGATTATGACAATTATGTAAAGCTGCTGATCAAGACCAACAGCATTGACAATGCCAAAAAAATCTGGTGGGACATCAGGGTGCATCCTTTTTTTGAAACCATAGAATTCAGGATCTGTGATTGCCCCATGCTGATCGATGAAACCATGGCCTTTGTTGCCTTGTTTCAGTCCTTGTGCGCAAAACTGTACAAGCTGCGCCTGCAAAACATGAAGTTCATCAGCTATTCCAGGGCACTGATCAATGAGAATAAATGGCGGGCCGCACGTTATGGAATTGATGGTAACCTGATTGATTTTGGGAAAGAAATGGAGGTAAACTGTCGCAACCTGGTACTGGAGCTACTGGATTTTGTGGACGATGTAGTGGACGACCTGGGTTGCCGCAGGGAGATCAATTATGTAAGCCAGATACTGGCCAACGGAACTGGTGCCGACAGGCAATTGGCTGTTTACGAACAATTTGGTAACTTTGAGGCAGTGGTAGATTACATTACCACGCAAACTTTAATTGGGGCTAAATAGCGAATGGGGGATAGAAATAAGGTTAATGTGGCCGTTATTGACATTAATAACGGTTTTAGCAACCAGGGTATGCGCGGGATACAAGAGATCCTGACACGCTACAGGGAGGAGATCGGCGTGGATTTGCACTTCGAGGTGTTCGATTTAAGGCAAAAAGGGGAGATACCAGGCATGGATTATGACATTTATATCTCCAGCGGAGGCCCGGGCAGTCCGTACGACGGAGAAGGCCGGCAATGGGAAAACGACTTCTTTGCACTGCTGGATAACATTGAAGCTTTTAATGCGCAACAGGAACTTAGCAAGAAACATGTTTTTTTAATCTGCCATTCTTTTCAGATGGCCTGCCGGAAATTTGGTGTCGGCCAGGTGACCAGCAGGCGCTCAACAGCCTTTGGCATCTTTCCGGTGTTCTTAACGGAAGCGGGTGAAGATGATGTGATATTTAATGGTTTACCGAATCCTTTTTATACGGTAGACAGCCGGGACTGGCAGGTAACCAACCCCGATGATGCGCCCTTCGCCATTTCCGAAGCAAAAGTACTGGCACTGGAAAAAGAACGCCCGCATGTCGACCTGGACCGATGTGTCATGGCCATCCGCTTTACGAATGAGATTATAGGTACCCAGTTTCATCCGGAGGCCGACCCCTTTGGCATGAAGTTGTACCTGCTGCAGGAAGATAAAAAAATGGCCATCATTGCCAGTCATGGTAAAGAAAAATACCTGGACATGCTGAACAGCCTGGAAGATCCGGCACGGATCCAGCTGACCCAACGCATGGTATTACCTAATTTTTTAAACCGGGCAATTAACGCTTTACAGGAGGCCTGACATGATTGAAAGGTACAGGAAAGCTTTTAACGCCGCCTTTTCGGCCAAAAAATATGAGGAACTGATCTGCTCGCTGCAAAAAGGTTTTACAGAAATTCCATTCAGGATTGCCGAAACACCGGTATTTATCCCTAAAGATTTAAAGGATAAACTAATTGCTGCAGGCGAAGAAATCATTGCACTGATCAAACATCCGGATTTTAAATCGCTTACTGCAGCAGCCATTCCCGCAGAATGGCACATACCCGGCGAGAACGATCATCCCCATTTTCTGACCTTCGACTTTGGCATTTGCAAAGATGAACTGGGCAACCTGGTACCCAAACTGATTGAAATGCAGGGCTTCCCTTCTTTGTATGGTTTCCAGCCCCTGCTGGGCAGGACGTACAAAAAAGCATTTGACCTGCCCGACAATTTGAGCCCTTACTTTGAAGGTTTAAATGAGGCTACCTATGTTGCGTTGCTGAAAAAAGTGATACTTGGGCCCCACCAGCCGCATGAAGTGGCCCTGATGGATATAGCTGCCCCGGAGCAAAAAACACTGATCGACTTTTTAATTACAGAGAAACTACTGGGTATAAAAATATTGAGCCTGACCGATATCTTTAAAAAGGACCGGAACCTGTACTACAGCGAAAACGGCCAGGACATCCAATTGAAAAGAATATACAACCGGCTTATTTTTGATGAAATTGCCGGCCAGACGGAATTGTTTAACAAGAGTTTTGACCCCCGGGAGGTCCTGGATATTGAATGGATCACTCATCCGAACTGGTTTTACAGGATCAGCAAATATACCCTGCCTTTCCTGAAAAGCGACTTTGTGCCCGAAACCTGGTTCTTGAGCCAGCTGGGCAGTATCCCGGCAGATCTGGAAAATTACGTACTGAAACCTTTGTTTTCTTTTGCCGGCATGGGGGTTATGATTGAGGTTAGGGAGGAGGACATTAAGGCCATTAAAGACCCGGAGAACTGGATATTGCAGCGAAAGGTGGTTTATGCATCAGTGCTGCAGGCACCGGATGCAGGTGTAAAGGTCGAAATCAGGTTGATGTATTTATGGGCCGACGGCGAAGAACCGCAGCTCTGCATTACGCTGGCCAGGCTAAGCCGCGGCAAAATGATCGGTGTAAGGTATAATCAAGATTTTGACTGGGTTGGTGGCAGCATTGGCCTTATGGACCAGTAAATTTACATTTAACAGACCCCCTTTATGGCGGGTCTTATTATTTTTGTGTTATGGATATTCAGACCATTTTAGTCGCCTTACTTTTTGCTGCCGCCCTGTTTTATGTAGGCCGCATCATTTATCGTGCGGTTAGCTCCAAAAGCGGAGGTTGTGCTTCCAATTGTGGAAAGTGCGGTGTAGATTTCTCCAATATAGAACCCAATAAGAAATAGAATCATCTATAAGCTATGCTGGAGCAATTTAAAACCTATTTACAAAACAAGGTAGCCCTTACAGACGAGCAGTTTACGCTCATTTCCGGCAAACTTAAAATAAAGAATTTTGAGCGCAATGAAATGATCCTGATGAAGGGTGAGGTTTCTACTCATGGATATTTTGTGATGAGTGGCCTGTTGCGCAGCTATTCTATAGACAGCAAGGGCAAAACACACATCATCCAGTTTGCACCCGAACAATGGTGGCTGTCTGACCGCAATGGCATGTTGTTTAATGAGGCTTCCGACTTTTTTATTGATGCCATTGAACATACCCAGGCAGTGGTGATCCCTAAAGATTATATCAACGAAGCAGCAAAAATTGTTCCCTGTATGCACGATCTGAACCATACCATACTGAACAATTCGATCAGGTTTATGCAGAAACGGATCAATATGCTGTTGAGTGCTACAGCCGAAGAACGTTACCTGAATTTTATAAAACTCTATCCTAACCTCACCCTAAGGGTACCACAATGGATGATTGCCTCTTATCTGGGCATCACTCCGGAGTCGCTGAGCAGGGTACGTAAAGACCTGGCACATAAACATTTCAAAGCTTAACATTTTCTTATCATACATCAATGTCCAGCTAAACATATCACCGTAATTTTGTGTTGTTAATTAAAAGAAAAACTAAAAACAACAATATTATGGCAACTACAACCTGGACATTAGATCCTACACACAGTGAACTGCAGTTTAAAGTAAAACACCTGATGATCACTACCGTAACCGGTAGCCTGAATGTACTGACTGCATCATTAACTTCAGAATCTGACGATTTTGAAAATGCACAGGTAAAATTTGAGGCAGATACGGCTTCTATAGATACGGGAAATAATGACCGCGACAACCACCTGAAAAGTGGAGATTTCTTTAATGCAGATGAATTTCCCAAAGTATCCTTTGTATCAACTTCTTTCACTAAAGATGGGGGTGATTACACTTTAAAAGGCGATTTAACGATTAAAGATGTAACAAAACCTGTAAAACTGGCTGTTGAATTTGGTGGTATCGCCACCGATCCATGGGGCAATACCAAAGCTGGATTTACCATCAGTGGAAAAATCAACAGAACAGATTTCGGTTTAAACTGGAATGCGGCATTAGAAACCGGTGGGGTAATGGTAAGTGAAGAAGTTAAAATTTTAGGCGAACTGCAGTTTGTAAAACAAGCCTGATCATAAAAGACAATACAGCATCCTTCGTAAAACAGAAAGGAGACAAAGATGGAAGCAAATAGTAAAGGGGTAGCCGGTGTTTTAAATGCACCAGCACCTCACATGGTTGGTGATGGGTTCAGGGTACACAACTTTTTTCCCAGTGGTTACAAGCTAAAAATGAGCCCGTTTTTTCTGCTCGATTACAATGCTAAAATCGCATTTTCGGCCAGAAATGAACCCAGAGGGGTTGGTGTGCATCCACACAGGGGCTTTGAAACGGTTACCATAGCTTATCATGGCGCCGTGGCCCATCACGACAGTGCGGGCAACAGCGGTGTGATTTATCCGGGCGATGTGCAATGGATGAGTGCTGCGGGAGGAATACTGCACAAAGAGTATCATGAGGCAGCGTACAGTAAAAAGGGGGGCGATTTTCAGATGGTGCAGTTGTGGGTTAACCTGCCTGCAAAGGATAAAATGAGCAAGCCCAAATATCAGGGTATTCAACACCAGGATATTGCCAAATATCAATTGCCTGCAGCAGCAGGGGAAATTGAAGTTATCGCGGGTGAATATAAAGGAGTGAAAGGCTCTGCCAGTACATTTTCGCCAATGCATGTATTTAATGCCAGACTGAATAAGGACGGCAAGGCCAAATTTGATTTCCCGGCCAGCTATAATACCGGTTTTGTGGTTATTGAAGGCAGTATTAAGGTTAACAACGCAGAAACAGCCCATGCCGATCAGTTTGTACATTTTAAAAATGAGGGGACAAGTATAGAAGTTGAGGCTTTGGAAAACAGTGTGGTCCTGATATTGAGTGGTGAGCCCATCAATGAACCTATTGCCCAGTATGGTCCTTTTCTGATGAATACTGCCGAGGAAATCCAGCAGGCAATCAGTGATTATAATCAGGGGAAGTTTGGGTATTTAGAATAATAGGGGAAAATTGCCGTTCTCTTCGAAGGCTGGAAAAAGTTGCGCTGAAGAAGCGCAAATTATTCCTATGCCTTTTCTGAGAAGGTAATTTTCCTTTTAACTGAATGCATAGGCAAGACGCATACTTAGCATCCTGCCAAGCGAACAAAATTATCTTTTTTCAATCAAACACACTGCATACGCCACAACCCCCTCTTCCCGGCCAATAAAGCCCATTTGCTCATTGGTAGTCGCTTTGATGGAAATATCTTCTACAGATATACCCGCGGCTTCAGCAATATTTTGTTGCATAGCAGGAATGTGCGGATTGATTTTAGGCGCTTCAATACACAGCATCGCGTCTATATTGCCAATCCCATAACCTTTTTCATGTAACAATTTTACCGTTTCCTGTAACAGGATCAGGCTGCTGATCCCTTTCCAGCGGGGATCTGTATTTTTAAAATGAAAACCGATATCCCTTAAATTGGCTGCCCCCAGTAAAGCATCGCATATAGCATGCAGAAGCACATCGGCATCCGAATGTCCATAAGCCCCGCTATGATGTTCCAGGTTGACCCCTCCTATGATGAACGGATGATTTTCTTTCAACTGGTGTACATCAAACCCGAAACCTACTTTAATCTTCATGATCCTGTTATTATTCTATTGTTATTATTTTGCATTACGATTGCCTTGCACCGCCTGTTTAATTTTGAGTGCTGCCAAAGTTAAACAGTAAGGTAAACCTTAGGGTATTGGCCAATGGGTTCTTATCTGCATTGGCAAGCAGATAGGCAATATCCATATTAAACACATTATATTTTAACCCAGCGCCAAGAGTTGCGTAACGTCTGTTGCCTTTTTTCGGGTTTTCATAAAAATATCCGGCCCTTAAAGCAAACTGCTGGTTATACCAGTATTCCATTCCGGCAGCAATGTTTATTTCTTTCAGCTCTTCACTAAAACCGCCCGGCGCATCAGCAAATGAACCAAAGATACCGGCAGGGACGGAGCGGTCGGGGTCTTTACCCGAAATGATCTTCCCGTTGGCATCATAAACCGGCTGTGTAGGTACCATCAGCTTGTTAAAATCCAGGGCAAAAGTAAACTGGTTATAATCATCGATCAGAAAAGTGGAGGCCCCGCCTATTTTCATGTTTGCAGGCAAAAAAGACTTGGGGCCGCTATCGGAATAACTGACCTTGGTGCCAATATTTGAAAGGTTAAGACCGGCCGAAAGGATGGCATCTGTTCCTAAAAATACAGTAGGTTTTTTAAAGTAAGCGGATACATCGACTGCTATACCAGAGGCAGCATGCGTTTGCTGACCGGCCGAAAACTGCCCCGAACTAAGGTTCGAATAAATATACCTTAAGGAAGTACCCAATGAAAAAGATTCGCCCATGCGCCTGGCATAAGTCACATCAAAAGCCAGTTCATTAGGTGTATATACACCCAGATTGTTCTGGTTGATATCCGTCAGCTGGATCTCGCCGAGATTAAAATAGCGCAGGGAGCTGCCAATAGTGGTCCGTTCATCTGGCTTATAGAAACCAGCCAGGTAAGTCAGACTGATGTCTGGGACCAGGCTTTTTAACCAGGGACTGTACGAAACAGAGAAGCCGTATTTTTTATCTAAAAAAGCAAGTTTGGAAGGGTTGATGCCACTGGCATTTGCATCAGGCTGTACCGCTACGCCTGCATCGCCCATGCTTCCGGCACGGGCATCTGGTGTGATGAGCAAAAAAGGAACAGCAGTGATGATGTTATTGATTTCGCTGCCATTGGGCTGCGTACCAGGCTCCACAACCTGCGCAAATCCCTCATTGCAAACTGCAAATAAGAAGGAGATTAAAGCAGTTTTAACAAGGCATTTCAAATTCATCCGCTGTGCTATAATTTAAACAATTATTCTCCGCAAGTTAACATAGTGTTTCTTAATTTCAAAGTATTGCCGATCCAATTATCGCTATTGTGGAGTTCATTAACGATACAATATGCTACCTTATTTTAAATTATTTGTGATGTTCTTGTTGCATAAACCATTTTTTGTGTAATTTTAACTCTTAGTAGAAAAAGAACGCAATATATCATTCCCATATGAAGAAAATATACTTATACTTACTCCTATCCTTTGTGGCTGTAACTGCACTGGTTTCCTGTAAAACAAAATCAGAGAAGTCGGACAAAACAGGCATGGACTACAATAAACAGGAATACGGTGGTTTTGTAGTAAACAAAAAGTACAGACGTGGACCAGGCCCGGGACTTGTAGAAATTGAAGGCGGTGTTTTTGTGATGAGTGGCAGTGCCATTAATGTACCCGGACAGGAGCTGAGTTCTTATAACCACAAACGGGAAACCACGGTTTCTTCGTTTTACATGGATGAGACCGAAGTTTCCAATACCAACTGGCTGGAATACCTGAACTGGATCCGTACCAATTTTCCTAAAGATTACGAATACTATTACAATGAAATGCCCGATACACTGGTTTGGCGCAGGCCGCTTTCGTATAACGAACCTTATGTAGACAATTATTTAAGGCACCCCGCCTATCAGGACTATCCTGTAGTAGGTGTTTCATGGGAACAGGCCGGCAGATATTGCGAATGGCGGACCGACAGGGTGAACGAATATTTACTGCGCCAGCGTGGTTACATGACTACTTTTAAAGAACTAAATGGAGGTGCTGCAAAGGGCAATGCTACAGCCGCTGCCACGCCAAGACCTACAGGGCCATTTAATACGGATACTTACCTGAGCGGACAGTACGACGATAAAGGCAAAAATGCCATGAAAGACCTGAACCCGTCCAATGCAGCAGCAGGCACAGGTACTGCCGCCGCTGGTGGCCGGAACGCGCCTAAAAGAAATGTAAGGCTGGAGGATGGTATTTTAAAACAGCCTTACCGCCTGCCCACTGAAGCCGAATGGGAATATGCCGCATTGGGCCTGATTGGCAATACACAATATGAGAACATCAACAGCAATAAAATTTATCCCTGGAGTGGTCTGGGCCTAAGCTCGGCCAAGAAAAGTACCCGGGGTTTGATCCTGGCCAACTTTAAAAGGACCAAAGGTGATTATATGGGTGTTGGCGGCTCACTGAACGATAAAGGGAGCATCACGGTGAATGTCAGGTCATACACCCCAAATGACTTTGGCCTTTACAATATGGCTGGAAACGTAAGTGAATGGGTTGCTGATGTATACCGTTCCAATACTTTCGAGGCAGCAGATGCCTTTAACCCGTACAGGGGTAACTATTACCAGGATAAAAAGATTGCCGATCCTGCAACCGGAAAAATAGCGATCGACAAATACAACAAACCGGTCATGACAGATGCACTTTATGCAAAGAAACAGACCTGGGCTGAAAAACAGGCTGCAGCGGCAAAACCGACAGATTCGCTAAAGAACACTTATGCCGATCAAAGGGGCTACAGAGACCCTCAGAGCGAGCTGTATGGAGAAACTACACTGGTTAACGATAAATCGAGGGTGTATAAAGGTGGTTCATGGAACGATCAGGCACTATGGCTAAACCCTGCCAGCAGAAGGTACCTGCAGCAAGATGAGGCTACAGCAGATATAGGCTTCCGCTGCGCAATGACCATGCTTGGCGCACCGGAAATCAGGTCTTCAGGAAAACCTCAGTTCAAGCCAAAACAGGCAAAGCCATTCAAAGGAAAATAACTTAAAAATATTCACATAAAAAAGGGAAAACAACAGTTTTCCCTTTTTTTATGTGTCTAAATCTATAGCTACGAAAACCGGATCAGGACTTCGTTCTTTTCCACTTTAACCCCTTTACTGGTCAGTACCTTCTTCACTGTACCACCGGCCGGCGATTTAATGATATTTTCCATCTTCATGGCTTCCAGTACCAGCAGGTTATCCCCTTTATTTACTTCCTGGCCTTCTTCAACCATTACATTCAGCACCAGGCCGGGCATGGGGGCTTTAACATCCTGTACTTTACCAGCCATAGCCGTATCTAAACCGAGCTGCTTAAGCAAGGGGGCATACTCGTCCTGTATAGCAATATGGTATAATGCACCGTTTACCTTAATCACGCTGCTCTTTTCTGCCCTATCTGCTGAAACCAGTTCTATATTGTACGACCTGTTCTGATAAATGACATGCACATAGTTCTCGGATATTTTTGCAGGATCAAGCGCTATGACCTGGCCATTGGCTTTAAACTCTTTAGGAGCAAGCTCGATATCAAAATCGTAATGATCATTTACTTTAACTTTCATAAGCTGGTTCTATCTGCTGCACAATAACTGCAGCCTGTTTAAATTATTGTGTTAAGGCATATTGAATCAGGTTAGCGCCCATTTTAAGCGCGCTCATGCGTTTCTCTTGTGTGTCATCAGGGTAGGTGCCAAAGTCTTCCCAGCCATTGCCCAGATCGCACTCATAGGTGTAAAAACAAACTACCCTGCCCTGCCAGATCAATGCGTAACCTTTTGCCGGCTTGCCATCATGTTCATGAATTTTTGGAAGGCCGTTCGGGAATTTAAATTTCTGATTGTAGAGGCTATGATTGGGTGGTAGTTCAGTGAAAGACAGTTCAGGAAAAACCTTTTTCATCTCTGTACGGATAAACTTGTCGAGGCCATAGTTGTCGTCAATATGCAAAAAACCGCCACCAATCAAATACCTGCGCAGGTTACCGGCTTCAGCGGTGCTGAATACCACATTACCATGCCCTGTCAGGTATACAAAAGGATAATTAAACAATTCGGTACTGCCTACTTCTACGATGGCTTCCTGCGGAGCAAAATTTGTGCTCAGGTTTTTATTGCAGAAATCGATCAGGTTAGGCAGTGCAGTACGGTTGGCATACCAGTCGCCACCCCCGTTGTATTTCAGCTTGGCCATTTTATAGGTGGGCACCCAAAAGCTGCTTTGCAGTACCACCAATAATAAAAGTCCAAATAGCCTGATCCTCATCTGTTCAAATAATTCACTTCAAAACATGCCGCTAAGGCAGCTGTCTCTGTCCGCAACCGGGTATTACCTAAAGTTAAGGGTTTATAACCGCTTTGCAAAGCCATTTCAATTTCCTGGCCTGTAAAATCACCTTCCGGTCCGATCAGTATCGTATAGCTGCCCGCAGGCTTTACCACATCACTAATGTACTGTCTGGCTGCCGCATCTACACAATGGGCTATCATTTTAAGGCTGTCATTCTTTTGCTTCAGAAAAGCTGATAGGCTAATTTGAGGGTTTAAGCGGGGGTGATAGGCTTGTAACGACTGCTTTACTGCGGCAGTGATCACTTTATTTAAACGGTCTTCTTTAACCACCTTACGTTCCGACCTGTCGCAGATCACCGGGGTGATTTCTTCAATGCCGATTTCAGTAGCCTTTTCCAGGAACCACTCCAGCCGGTCTATATTTTTTGTAGGTGCGACAGCAATGTGAAGGTAATGCCGGCGTTTGTGATATTCTTTTTGGACCTCAATGATCCTTAGATTTACCTGTCTTTTAGTTTCACCGGTAATTTCGGCCTTATACAGGCCGCCAATGCCATCAATCAGATAAACAACGGCACCAGTACCCAGACGCAATACCCTGGTGCAATGCCTGCTCTCTTCCTCATTTAATACATACACATCCGAACCGATGTCAGGCGTATAAAAAACATGCATGGTATTGATTTTAGTGTAGATCGATCATATCACTCTTATTGATCACCAGTTC comes from the Pedobacter heparinus DSM 2366 genome and includes:
- a CDS encoding alpha/beta hydrolase; this translates as MLLPKLVKTEHLLKSVYLERDVALEFFIPEGLMGNEPLNLLLLNDGQETVGLGLQQMLNSLYQGFKIEPLVVVAIKAGADRLQEYGVAGQPDFLDRGSKAAAYTDFIIKELFPFVHGEVALPINGKRAFAGFSLGGLSAFDLVWNNDRYFDAVGVFSGSFWWRKKDLKDGYTDDDRILHQSIAATAAKPELKFWLMTGTEDELADRNRNFIIDSIDDTVDVIKALLKKGYQRPHDITYYEMVGGKHDVHTWGRAMPAFLCWAFGRKITKLN
- a CDS encoding ATP-grasp domain-containing protein, whose translation is MKKIGILFGKERSFPEAFIKRVNQIGGKEFQAEFVSIDKILQAKPLAYAVIIDRISQDVPFYRAAMKNAAITGTAVINNPFWWSADEKFFNNALAEKLGVPVPKTALIPSYDRPDDTSDASFSNLVYPLDWDSIFEYTGFPAYMKPFDGGGWKDVYKLNDKEDFFDKHSRSRQTVMMLQEEIIFDIYFRCYCIGGKYVRIMPYEPRNPFHLRYVANGPAADKKLLQTIEGYVLKLNRYLGYDFNTVEFAVRDGIPYAIDFCNPAPDADLASIGQENFEWVVETSARYAIERAKIQVEGQDNLSWGEYLKTAAAGLPLMEKTTVKNKKGQL
- a CDS encoding carboxylate-amine ligase, whose protein sequence is MMNDFTLGIEEEYMVTDPVTRELTSHDQKIVEAAQKIHKDQVKAEMHQAVVEVGTGICRNTDQARAEISQLRYTVSQLAGELGLRIGAAGTHPFSHWEKQLITEHPRYSDIVNELQEAARSNLIFGLHVHVGFQSRELAIHIANQVRYFLPHVFALSTNSPFWEGRNTGYKSFRTKVFDKFPRTGIPDIFNSIEDYDNYVKLLIKTNSIDNAKKIWWDIRVHPFFETIEFRICDCPMLIDETMAFVALFQSLCAKLYKLRLQNMKFISYSRALINENKWRAARYGIDGNLIDFGKEMEVNCRNLVLELLDFVDDVVDDLGCRREINYVSQILANGTGADRQLAVYEQFGNFEAVVDYITTQTLIGAK
- a CDS encoding type 1 glutamine amidotransferase — encoded protein: MGDRNKVNVAVIDINNGFSNQGMRGIQEILTRYREEIGVDLHFEVFDLRQKGEIPGMDYDIYISSGGPGSPYDGEGRQWENDFFALLDNIEAFNAQQELSKKHVFLICHSFQMACRKFGVGQVTSRRSTAFGIFPVFLTEAGEDDVIFNGLPNPFYTVDSRDWQVTNPDDAPFAISEAKVLALEKERPHVDLDRCVMAIRFTNEIIGTQFHPEADPFGMKLYLLQEDKKMAIIASHGKEKYLDMLNSLEDPARIQLTQRMVLPNFLNRAINALQEA
- a CDS encoding FeoB-associated Cys-rich membrane protein, translated to MDIQTILVALLFAAALFYVGRIIYRAVSSKSGGCASNCGKCGVDFSNIEPNKK
- a CDS encoding Crp/Fnr family transcriptional regulator; its protein translation is MLEQFKTYLQNKVALTDEQFTLISGKLKIKNFERNEMILMKGEVSTHGYFVMSGLLRSYSIDSKGKTHIIQFAPEQWWLSDRNGMLFNEASDFFIDAIEHTQAVVIPKDYINEAAKIVPCMHDLNHTILNNSIRFMQKRINMLLSATAEERYLNFIKLYPNLTLRVPQWMIASYLGITPESLSRVRKDLAHKHFKA
- a CDS encoding YceI family protein is translated as MATTTWTLDPTHSELQFKVKHLMITTVTGSLNVLTASLTSESDDFENAQVKFEADTASIDTGNNDRDNHLKSGDFFNADEFPKVSFVSTSFTKDGGDYTLKGDLTIKDVTKPVKLAVEFGGIATDPWGNTKAGFTISGKINRTDFGLNWNAALETGGVMVSEEVKILGELQFVKQA
- a CDS encoding pirin family protein produces the protein MEANSKGVAGVLNAPAPHMVGDGFRVHNFFPSGYKLKMSPFFLLDYNAKIAFSARNEPRGVGVHPHRGFETVTIAYHGAVAHHDSAGNSGVIYPGDVQWMSAAGGILHKEYHEAAYSKKGGDFQMVQLWVNLPAKDKMSKPKYQGIQHQDIAKYQLPAAAGEIEVIAGEYKGVKGSASTFSPMHVFNARLNKDGKAKFDFPASYNTGFVVIEGSIKVNNAETAHADQFVHFKNEGTSIEVEALENSVVLILSGEPINEPIAQYGPFLMNTAEEIQQAISDYNQGKFGYLE
- the ispF gene encoding 2-C-methyl-D-erythritol 2,4-cyclodiphosphate synthase; protein product: MKIKVGFGFDVHQLKENHPFIIGGVNLEHHSGAYGHSDADVLLHAICDALLGAANLRDIGFHFKNTDPRWKGISSLILLQETVKLLHEKGYGIGNIDAMLCIEAPKINPHIPAMQQNIAEAAGISVEDISIKATTNEQMGFIGREEGVVAYAVCLIEKR
- the porV gene encoding type IX secretion system outer membrane channel protein PorV, which gives rise to MNLKCLVKTALISFLFAVCNEGFAQVVEPGTQPNGSEINNIITAVPFLLITPDARAGSMGDAGVAVQPDANASGINPSKLAFLDKKYGFSVSYSPWLKSLVPDISLTYLAGFYKPDERTTIGSSLRYFNLGEIQLTDINQNNLGVYTPNELAFDVTYARRMGESFSLGTSLRYIYSNLSSGQFSAGQQTHAASGIAVDVSAYFKKPTVFLGTDAILSAGLNLSNIGTKVSYSDSGPKSFLPANMKIGGASTFLIDDYNQFTFALDFNKLMVPTQPVYDANGKIISGKDPDRSVPAGIFGSFADAPGGFSEELKEINIAAGMEYWYNQQFALRAGYFYENPKKGNRRYATLGAGLKYNVFNMDIAYLLANADKNPLANTLRFTLLFNFGSTQN